The following nucleotide sequence is from Planctomycetota bacterium.
ACGGCGTCGTAGCCATGCTCGCGGCCGAACGCCGTGGCCGCCCCGCGCTCGAGCAGCCCGCGGAGTTGGCGGGCCTGGATGCCCGCGGTGTGCCGCTGCCAGAAGCCGCGGTCGCCCAGCCGCCGCGCGCGGCCCCGGACCTTGGCGGCCAGCCCCGCCCCGATGGCTGACGTCCACCGGAACCCGCCCGGACTCGGAAGGTACACCGTCGATCGGCTGGGATCGGGCGCGCTCACCGCGCCGCCGCCGAGGCCAGGCTCTCGACGAAGTCCACCAGTTCGGCCGCGAACGGCTCGGGGTGCTCCATCATGGGCACGTGGCCGCAGCGATCGAACCACACGATGCGGGCGTTGGGCAGCCTGGACGCGAACTGCTCGGCGGCCTCGGGCGGGGTGACGATGTCCTCGCGGCCCCAGATCAGCAGCGTGGGCGTCTCGATATTGGCGATCCGCTCGCCCAGGTGGTTGCGGCGGGCCGACCGCGAAAGCCGCACCATCGCTCGCGCCCCGCCCCGCTCGGAGAGCTGCTGGTGGGCCCGCTCGATATCGCTGGCCCGCATGTACCGCTCGGGGTCGTGGAACAGCTCGGCGATCTTCCGTTCCAGCCACGCCCGGCTGGGACGCAGCTGCACGTCGCTCACCATCGATTTCTCGATAAGCCCGCTCGAGCCCGCCAGCACCAGCCCGCGGACGAGATCGGGCCGCTGCAGCGCCACGCGCAGCGCAACGTGCCCGCCGAAGGAGTTGCCTACCAGCACGACGGGCCCGTCGACGTGCCGCTCGAGGAAATCCACCGTCAGGCGGGTCACGCCGTCGATGGAGCAGTCGTCACCCCGCAGATCGAGCAGCGGCACCTGCAGCAGCACGCAGTGGACCGAGGCTTCGACCTGGCGGACGACATCCTCCCAGTGCTCGTTGAGGCCGACCAGGCCGTGCAGGAAGACCACCGTCGGCCCGCCGCCCAGGTGCTCGACCTTGGCGGTGACCGACCCCGCGCTGCCGCGCAGCGTGATCACGCGGCCGTCCGAGAGGGCGGCCTCGTGGTGCCCGGTTGCACTTGATGGTGTCAACGCGACCGCTTCCCTGCACCGTGTCTCGCCGGGCGGTGGTCCCGCGGGCAGGCGTCCACCAGCCGAACATCCCCGCTCCGGCCCATCCAGCATACTACGCCCCGCGGCCGACACGGGCCGCATCTAGCCCCCGTGGGACGACCCAGGCTCAGGCCGGCTCGATGCGGCCGTCGACCATCCGTACGACGCGATCGGCCCGGGCGGCGACCCGCTCGTCGTGGGTGACCATCAGCAGGGCGCGGGGCCGCGCCGCGTCTCCCTCGCCGCGGACGGTGGCCTCGATCGAGTCGAGGATGGTCTCGCCCGTGGCCGCGTCCAGGTTGCCCGTGGGCTCGTCGGCCAGCAGCAGCGGCGGATCGGTGATCAGGGCCCGGGCGATGGCCACCCGCTGCCGCTCGCCGCCGCTGAGCTCCGCGGGCTTGTGCCGCAGCCGATCGCCCAGGCCGAAGGCGTCGAGCAGGCTCCTGGCCCGCCGCCGCGCCTCGGCCATCCGCTCGCCGCCACCGGCCAGGCCACCGGTGGCCCCCCGGCCGGTCATGGCGCCCAGCAGCACGTTGGCCATCACGTCCAGCTCGGGCAGCAGGTGGTAGAACTGGAAGACGATGCCCACGTGGCGGGCGCGGTAGCGGTTCAGCCCGCCGCGGCCGACGCTCCGCAGCGGCCGGCCCTCGAACAGGATCCGGCCCTTGTCGGGCTTGTCCAGACCGCCGATGAGGTGCAGCAACGTGCTCTTGCCCGAGCCCGACGCCCCGAGGATCGCCACCCACTCGCCCGCCGCCAGCTGAAGCGACGCCCCCCGCAGCACCGGCACCGACACCCGCCCGAGGCGATAGGTCTTGGCCAGGTCTTCGACGACCAGCAGCGGCAACGCCGTCGTGACCTCGGCGGCATCCGCCGCACCCGAGGCCGCCACGCTCACGAGCCCTCCTTCGCTTCGAGCGCGCCCAGCGCCCGCTGCACGGCCTCGTCCATCGGCACGATGTCGCCCTTGCCGGCGTCCCGGCGGAGCTTGAGCTCCACACCCCCCTGCTCGAGCGCCTTGTCGCCCAGCGTGATCCGCACGGGGATGCCCACCAGGTCGGCGTCCTTGAACTTGGGGCCGGGCCGCTCCTTGCGGTCGTCGATCAGCACGTCCGCACCGGCGGCCGACAGCTGCTCGGCCAGCTCGCCCGCGATGCGGTTCTGGTTCTCGTCGTCGTGCTTCATCAAGATGATCTGCACGTGGTAGGGCGCGACCGCCGCGGGCCAGACGATGCCGCCGTCGTCGTGGCTCATCTCGACGCACGCCGCCATCGTGCGGCTGACGCCGATGCCGTAGCAGCCCATGGTCACCGCCCGCGGCTTCTGGTCCTCGGCCAGCACGGTGAAGCCCATCGCGTCGCTGTACTTGGTGCCCAGCTTGAAGATGTGGCCGACCTCGATGCCCCGCTGCGTTGTGAGCTTCGCGCCCTCGGCCCGCGGCGACGGGTCGCCCTCCTCGGCATCACGGATGTCGGCAACCTTCGCCTTCTCGAGATCGACGCCCAGGTCGCGTGCCCAGTGCCAGCCCGTGACGTGGTGGTCCATCTCGTCGGCACCGGTCGCCCACGCGGTCGGCTGGGCCGCGTCGGGATCGACCACCAGCGTCGCCCCGGCGAGCCGCCCGATCATGCACGGGCTGACGTAGCCGATCGCGAGCCCGTCGGCCTTGGCCCTCTTCTCGTCCGCCAGCCGCACGCCCGAACCGACGGCGTCGCGCACCTTCGCCTCGTTCACCTCGTGGTCGCCGCGGACGACGCCGAGGACGTACTTCGTCGCATTCGGATCCTTCAGCACCCGCTCGAACACGATCGTCTTGAGCATCTGCGACGCCGCCACGCCCAGGTGCTGCGCCACGCCCTCGATGCCCGGCGTGCCCGGGGTGTGCTTCTTCTCGAGATCCCTCGACGGCGTGCCCTCGAACGACCAGGGCCGCTCGCCGATCTCGGCCTTCTCGACGTTCGCCGCGTATCCGCTGACCGGGCAGACCAGGATCTTGTCCTCGCCGCTCTCGGCGTGCACCATGAACTCGTGGCTGGCCGACCCGCCGATCGGACCGCTCTCGGCCTCCACCGCCGTGAAGCTCAGCCCGCACCGCGCGAAGATGCGCGAGTAGGCCTCGTAGAACTTGTCGTAGACGACATCCAGGCCGCCCTCGCCCTCGGCGTGGAGGTGGAAGGAGTACGCGTCCTTCATCAGGAACTCGCGGCCCCGCAGCAGCCCGGAGCGCGGCCGCGGCTCATCGCGGAACTTGGTCTGGATCTGGTAGAGGCTCAGCGGCAGCTGGCGGTAGCTGGTGATCGCCGCCTTCATCATCTCGACGATCGGCTCCTCGTGCGTCGGCGCGAGCGCCAGCTCCCGGCCGTGCCGGTCGATGAGCTTGAACAGGTCGTCGCCGTACGCCTCGCGGCGGCCGGTCTCCTCCAGCAAGCTCATGGGCTCGAAGGCCGGAAAGAACATCTCCATCGCCCCGATCCGCTCGTGCTCCTCGCGGATGATCTGCTGGATCTTGCGGAGGCTCCGCCAGGCCAGCGGCAGCAGGTCGTACACGCCCGCGGCCAGCTGCCGGATGAAGCCCGCCCGCACCAGGTACACGTGGCTGGGCGTGATGGCATCCGCCGGCGCCTCCCGCGTGGTGGGGATCAGCGTCTGCGTCCAGCGATGGACGTCGCCGCGGCGGGCGGTGGTCAGGACGGGCGGCAGCGATTGCGCAGGGGCCTCGGCGGTGGTCATGGCGGGAGAGGGTAGGGGAAGCGGGGGCGTCTATGCTGCGCGGAAACCGGTCACAAGGAGACCCTCCCATGCCCAAGCCCGCCCCCGTCGTCCACTTCGAAATCGGCTGCAAGGACCTCGCCAAGACCCGCCAGTTCTACGGCGACCTGCTCGGCTGGCAGTACGGCATGGCCGACGACACCATGGCCATGGTCGGCAACCTCGGGCCCAAGGCCAGCCCGGCCACCGAGGGCGTGGGCGGCCACCTCACCGCCCTGGGCCACGAGCCGCACCAGTACGTCACGGTCTACGCCGAGGTCGAGGACATCGAGGCCACGCTCGAGCATGCCGAGGAGCTGGGCGGCTCGACGGTCGTGCCCAAGCAAGAAGTGCCCGGCATGGGCTCGTTCGCGTGGCTGGCCGACCCAGAGGGCAACGTCGTCGGCCTGTGGACGTCGATCAAGGGCTGACGCCAAAGAGCCCGCGCCTGACGATCTAGCCCCCGAACAGCTCCTCGAAGAGCCCGCGCATCGCCCGCCACGAACGGCGGTCGGCCGTGGCGTTATAGGCCACCGGGCTGCCCTCGCGGCGCTCGCCAGCGGCCCTGCTCGTGAAGCTGTGCACCGCGTCGGCGTACTCGATGAACTGGAAGTCGGCGCCCGCGGCCTCCATCTCGTCGATGAACGTCCGGCGATCCTCGACGCTCACGAGCGGGTCGTCGTTGCCGTTGCACACCAGCACGCTCGCCCCGACCTGGCCGGGTCGCGGCGCACGCTCGAAGCTCAGCCCGCCGTGGAAGCTCACGGCCGCGTCGACCTCCATGCCGGCGCGGGCGCACTCGAGGGCGACGGTGCCGCCGAAGCAGTAGCCGATGATCGCCGTCCGGCCCGCCTGGGCGAAGCCCTTGTCAGCCCGGAGCGCATCGATCGCCGCCTGCACGCGGCCGCGCATCAGCTCGCGATCGTTGTAGTAGATGGTCGCCTGCGCGGAGGCCTCTTCGCTCGTCGCGACGTAGAGCCCGTCGCCGTACATGTCGAGCGCCATCGTGTAGTAGCCAAGCCGCGCGAGCATGCGGGCCCGCTCGCGTTCCTCGTCGCCCTGCCCCTGCCATGCGTGGACGATCAGCACGGTCGCGCGGATCTCGCCGGTGTTGGCCGGCTCGGCGATGAAGCCGCGGAGCGTCGTGCCGTCGTGGTCGTACTCGAAGTACTGCTCGGCGATGGCCACCGGGGCGGCCTGCTGGGCGAACGAGAGCGGCGCAACCGCCGCCACGAGTGCGGCGGCAACAAGCATCAGGGCGTTGGGCATCGGATCCTCCGGGCTGGGACTGGATCGGCAGCATAGTGGCATCGCCAGCAATCCTCCTAGCACCGAGCGGGATGCCCGCAG
It contains:
- a CDS encoding alpha/beta hydrolase; its protein translation is MITLRGSAGSVTAKVEHLGGGPTVVFLHGLVGLNEHWEDVVRQVEASVHCVLLQVPLLDLRGDDCSIDGVTRLTVDFLERHVDGPVVLVGNSFGGHVALRVALQRPDLVRGLVLAGSSGLIEKSMVSDVQLRPSRAWLERKIAELFHDPERYMRASDIERAHQQLSERGGARAMVRLSRSARRNHLGERIANIETPTLLIWGREDIVTPPEAAEQFASRLPNARIVWFDRCGHVPMMEHPEPFAAELVDFVESLASAAAR
- a CDS encoding ABC transporter ATP-binding protein, translating into MSVAASGAADAAEVTTALPLLVVEDLAKTYRLGRVSVPVLRGASLQLAAGEWVAILGASGSGKSTLLHLIGGLDKPDKGRILFEGRPLRSVGRGGLNRYRARHVGIVFQFYHLLPELDVMANVLLGAMTGRGATGGLAGGGERMAEARRRARSLLDAFGLGDRLRHKPAELSGGERQRVAIARALITDPPLLLADEPTGNLDAATGETILDSIEATVRGEGDAARPRALLMVTHDERVAARADRVVRMVDGRIEPA
- a CDS encoding proline--tRNA ligase, whose translation is MTTAEAPAQSLPPVLTTARRGDVHRWTQTLIPTTREAPADAITPSHVYLVRAGFIRQLAAGVYDLLPLAWRSLRKIQQIIREEHERIGAMEMFFPAFEPMSLLEETGRREAYGDDLFKLIDRHGRELALAPTHEEPIVEMMKAAITSYRQLPLSLYQIQTKFRDEPRPRSGLLRGREFLMKDAYSFHLHAEGEGGLDVVYDKFYEAYSRIFARCGLSFTAVEAESGPIGGSASHEFMVHAESGEDKILVCPVSGYAANVEKAEIGERPWSFEGTPSRDLEKKHTPGTPGIEGVAQHLGVAASQMLKTIVFERVLKDPNATKYVLGVVRGDHEVNEAKVRDAVGSGVRLADEKRAKADGLAIGYVSPCMIGRLAGATLVVDPDAAQPTAWATGADEMDHHVTGWHWARDLGVDLEKAKVADIRDAEEGDPSPRAEGAKLTTQRGIEVGHIFKLGTKYSDAMGFTVLAEDQKPRAVTMGCYGIGVSRTMAACVEMSHDDGGIVWPAAVAPYHVQIILMKHDDENQNRIAGELAEQLSAAGADVLIDDRKERPGPKFKDADLVGIPVRITLGDKALEQGGVELKLRRDAGKGDIVPMDEAVQRALGALEAKEGS
- a CDS encoding VOC family protein; translated protein: MPKPAPVVHFEIGCKDLAKTRQFYGDLLGWQYGMADDTMAMVGNLGPKASPATEGVGGHLTALGHEPHQYVTVYAEVEDIEATLEHAEELGGSTVVPKQEVPGMGSFAWLADPEGNVVGLWTSIKG
- a CDS encoding dienelactone hydrolase family protein, yielding MPNALMLVAAALVAAVAPLSFAQQAAPVAIAEQYFEYDHDGTTLRGFIAEPANTGEIRATVLIVHAWQGQGDEERERARMLARLGYYTMALDMYGDGLYVATSEEASAQATIYYNDRELMRGRVQAAIDALRADKGFAQAGRTAIIGYCFGGTVALECARAGMEVDAAVSFHGGLSFERAPRPGQVGASVLVCNGNDDPLVSVEDRRTFIDEMEAAGADFQFIEYADAVHSFTSRAAGERREGSPVAYNATADRRSWRAMRGLFEELFGG